A region of Nostoc flagelliforme CCNUN1 DNA encodes the following proteins:
- a CDS encoding IS630 family transposase encodes MGTSLQSNRYVRTRISTYRWSSPLFSPGIKQAIDSEIRQALELAATPPQQRQENQTHSSRWTLKRLVAWINNQFNLKCCRESVRKTLKDLGFSWKKARKLLNKANTNKRAEYLEKLSSLLDDALNKGRLLIFIDEAHIHLDCDEGYGWSIKGERFWVSSNSPGREKASFYGVYVYNYAKVKIFPYLKADQFNTIDVLTNLRSEFHDRDITLIWDGAPYHRAQSVKEALSVLQIDLEPLPAYSPDFMPVEHLWQWLRENVTYHTCYQSSPELIERVHSFEQYINSNPFEISVGVARRRHRLWVKNHLEEDEEKLRFST; translated from the coding sequence TAGAATATCAACATACAGGTGGTCATCCCCCCTTTTTTCCCCAGGGATAAAACAAGCAATCGATTCTGAGATTCGTCAAGCCTTAGAACTGGCAGCAACACCACCTCAACAAAGACAAGAGAACCAAACACACTCATCCCGTTGGACATTAAAGCGTTTAGTTGCTTGGATTAACAATCAATTCAACCTCAAATGTTGCCGTGAGTCAGTACGTAAAACCCTCAAAGATTTAGGATTTTCGTGGAAAAAAGCACGTAAGTTATTAAACAAAGCGAATACCAACAAACGTGCAGAGTACCTTGAGAAACTCTCTAGTCTCCTGGATGATGCTCTAAACAAAGGACGTTTACTAATTTTTATTGATGAAGCACACATTCATCTTGACTGTGATGAAGGTTATGGTTGGTCAATAAAAGGTGAGCGTTTTTGGGTTAGCTCTAATTCCCCAGGAAGAGAAAAAGCTTCCTTTTATGGGGTCTATGTTTACAACTATGCCAAAGTCAAGATTTTTCCCTACCTAAAGGCAGACCAATTCAATACGATCGACGTTTTGACAAATCTAAGAAGTGAGTTTCACGATCGCGACATTACTTTAATTTGGGACGGCGCTCCTTATCACAGAGCGCAATCTGTAAAAGAAGCATTGTCAGTATTACAAATAGACCTGGAACCATTACCTGCTTATAGTCCTGACTTTATGCCTGTCGAGCACCTATGGCAGTGGTTACGAGAAAATGTGACTTATCATACATGCTATCAATCTTCTCCAGAACTGATTGAAAGGGTTCATTCATTTGAACAATATATTAATTCCAATCCGTTTGAAATTAGCGTAGGCGTAGCCCGCCGTAGGCATCGCTTGTGGGTGAAAAATCATCTTGAAGAAGATGAGGAAAAACTACGGTTTTCAACGTAG
- a CDS encoding transposase, with the protein MSLFFRQYPYPARVLEIPCVRPAVPGSINTEVVLTYVTQVLAPQLWKGAIVVLDNLKVHHAERVRVAIESVGAKVKFLPPYSPDLSPIELCWSKLKQFLRSCEARTLESRWPCNGSCCQLHYRR; encoded by the coding sequence TTGAGCCTATTTTTTCGTCAATATCCTTATCCAGCAAGGGTTTTAGAAATCCCGTGCGTTCGCCCTGCTGTGCCAGGAAGTATAAATACTGAGGTAGTTCTCACTTATGTGACTCAGGTCTTAGCACCTCAGTTGTGGAAAGGGGCTATTGTGGTCTTAGATAATCTAAAAGTTCATCACGCCGAGCGTGTAAGAGTTGCAATTGAGTCCGTCGGTGCAAAAGTTAAGTTTTTGCCCCCCTACTCTCCAGATTTATCTCCCATAGAACTGTGTTGGTCGAAACTGAAGCAATTTCTCCGTTCCTGCGAGGCACGCACACTCGAATCACGATGGCCTTGCAATGGCTCTTGCTGTCAATTACATTACCGAAGATGA
- a CDS encoding helix-turn-helix domain-containing protein, which translates to MAVSYSRDLRERVIMAWEAKEGSQGQLAQRFKISLSFVRNLLRQHRTNGQIEAKRRGGYQKPTIQNEDLSIIQSLVEEKNDLLLRELCDRYAERTGISVSITTMHRAVEKLGLRVKKKVFMPVSKIPHECKS; encoded by the coding sequence ATGGCAGTATCTTACTCAAGGGATTTGCGTGAGCGCGTGATTATGGCTTGGGAAGCAAAAGAAGGTTCTCAAGGCCAGTTGGCGCAAAGATTTAAGATCAGCTTGTCATTTGTACGAAACCTACTGCGTCAGCATCGGACAAATGGACAAATCGAGGCGAAACGACGTGGAGGATACCAAAAGCCGACAATTCAAAACGAGGATCTGAGCATTATCCAGTCTTTGGTTGAGGAAAAAAATGATTTGTTGCTCAGAGAATTATGCGATCGCTATGCAGAACGCACAGGGATTAGTGTGAGTATCACTACAATGCATCGTGCGGTAGAAAAATTAGGCTTACGTGTAAAAAAAAAAGTCTTTATGCCAGTGAGCAAGATACCCCACGAGTGCAAGAGTTAA
- a CDS encoding ribbon-helix-helix domain-containing protein — MSKKWAAKRLTINLTSSEAEKLEKYCSMTGRPATDVIRRANASKLLLITTKNKNQRKNQDFALDYFLSPKAMPAAGYANA, encoded by the coding sequence ATGAGTAAAAAATGGGCTGCTAAACGACTTACAATCAATCTCACCTCAAGTGAAGCAGAGAAGCTGGAAAAATACTGCTCAATGACTGGCAGGCCAGCAACCGATGTGATCCGCAGGGCAAACGCATCTAAATTACTCTTGATCACAACGAAGAATAAGAACCAACGAAAAAACCAGGATTTCGCGCTTGATTATTTTTTAAGCCCCAAAGCGATGCCTGCGGCGGGCTACGCCAACGCCTAA
- a CDS encoding ISKra4 family transposase: MTPEETQRLKAAITEIASILYKNTSPEALENLEGIEKTVRTQMLSSVSPQIAFFLSNKQQAQIKDDLDKSRICVGELSITEKQAQKLGLEPRTHLSPVLEKCSLRLCANESYQNAEEELEALTGMKVGHSTLHRLVIRQDLQLPEALQAIPEVSLDGGKVRLRTPKGQECEWRDYKAVRLGGIYYGAFFGDHQALLDWVNSQRLINPLVCLGDGHDGVWKLFAEIGNSSSRLEILDWYHLRENLHKVGGSLKRLKQAEDFLWTGQVNATIALFADLNKKQAKNFCAYLNKHRNRIVNYAYYQAKQLCSIGSGAVESAIKQIGMRLKLSGSQWHPETGRTHGISKTLDG, encoded by the coding sequence ATGACCCCCGAAGAAACACAACGTTTAAAAGCAGCAATAACAGAGATCGCCTCAATCCTGTATAAAAATACGTCACCAGAGGCACTAGAGAATCTGGAAGGGATCGAAAAAACAGTGCGAACGCAGATGCTTTCTTCAGTCAGTCCTCAAATCGCCTTTTTTTTATCGAACAAACAACAGGCACAAATAAAGGACGACCTAGACAAATCACGCATTTGTGTAGGGGAGTTGTCAATTACAGAAAAGCAAGCGCAAAAATTGGGGCTGGAGCCAAGAACTCACCTGAGTCCAGTATTAGAGAAATGCAGCCTCAGGCTCTGTGCCAATGAATCTTACCAAAATGCAGAGGAAGAGCTAGAAGCCTTAACAGGGATGAAAGTGGGGCATAGTACGCTACATCGACTGGTGATTAGACAAGATCTGCAACTACCAGAAGCTCTTCAAGCAATTCCAGAAGTCAGTTTGGATGGGGGTAAAGTGCGACTGCGGACACCAAAAGGACAAGAATGTGAGTGGCGGGATTATAAAGCGGTAAGATTAGGCGGGATTTATTACGGAGCCTTCTTTGGCGATCACCAAGCCCTTTTGGATTGGGTTAACTCACAGAGACTGATCAATCCCTTAGTCTGCCTAGGAGATGGGCATGATGGCGTGTGGAAATTGTTTGCTGAGATCGGGAATTCCTCAAGCCGACTGGAGATTCTTGATTGGTATCACTTGCGGGAAAACCTCCACAAAGTTGGTGGTTCCCTCAAGCGACTTAAACAAGCGGAAGACTTCCTATGGACTGGTCAGGTAAATGCCACTATTGCTTTATTTGCTGATTTAAACAAAAAACAGGCGAAGAATTTTTGTGCCTATTTGAACAAGCATCGGAATCGTATTGTTAATTATGCCTACTATCAGGCAAAACAGCTTTGCTCTATTGGTTCTGGGGCTGTTGAGTCCGCTATTAAACAAATCGGCATGAGGTTGAAACTTTCTGGATCTCAATGGCATCCTGAAACAGGGCGAACGCACGGTATTTCTAAAACCCTTGATGGATAA
- a CDS encoding peptidylprolyl isomerase, producing the protein MSLEQLEAVAMREVKIEKLKQATWGTKLESYFLQCKPQLDKVIYSLIRTKDAEIAQELYFRIKAGEQTFAECASVYSQGAEAQTQGMLGPVPMTQPHSAIAQKLGISQPGQLWPPMKLDEWFVIVRLEKLIPAQLDDAMRSTLLNHLFETWLAEEISKAQLTIHEEEGGRERVWEREREGVREKLGVA; encoded by the coding sequence ATGAGTCTTGAGCAATTAGAAGCTGTTGCTATGCGAGAAGTGAAAATTGAGAAGTTAAAGCAAGCTACTTGGGGGACAAAGCTAGAATCTTATTTTTTGCAATGTAAGCCTCAGCTAGACAAAGTAATTTATTCCTTAATTCGCACAAAAGATGCTGAAATTGCCCAAGAATTATACTTCCGCATCAAGGCAGGAGAACAGACCTTCGCTGAATGTGCAAGTGTTTATTCACAAGGTGCTGAAGCTCAAACTCAAGGGATGCTAGGGCCTGTGCCAATGACTCAACCTCACAGTGCGATCGCCCAAAAGCTAGGCATTTCTCAGCCAGGACAGCTATGGCCGCCGATGAAATTGGATGAGTGGTTTGTGATTGTGCGACTCGAAAAGCTGATTCCGGCTCAATTAGATGATGCCATGCGCTCCACACTTCTGAATCATTTATTTGAGACTTGGTTAGCCGAAGAAATCAGCAAAGCGCAATTGACCATACATGAAGAGGAGGGAGGGAGAGAAAGAGTGTGGGAGCGAGAGAGGGAAGGAGTGAGGGAAAAATTAGGCGTTGCATAA